The DNA segment ACGCAGCAGGCGGTTAGCTATTCGTGGCGTGCCCCGGGATCTTCTCGCAATCTCTGCCGCAGCGTCGTCCTCAACCTTCACGCTCAGGATGCGCGCGGTACGTCGGACGATGAGAACGAGGTCTTCTGCCGGGTAGTAGTCGAGGTGGAATGACATGCCGAACCGGGAACGCAGCGGCGCGGTGAGCAGGCCCGAGCGGGTCGTGGCACCGACCAACGTGAAACCATGGAGGCCGATCTTCTCTGACCTCGCTCCAGGCCCCTTGTCGATGAGAACGTCGAGTGAGAAATCCTCCATCGCGGGGTACAGGTATTCCTCCACCGACTTGTTGGTCCGGTGAATCTCATCGATGAACAGGACGTCCTTCGGCGCAAGGCCGGTAAGAATGCCGGCCAGGTCAACCGGCCGTTCGAGTATCGGGCCCGAACTCGCCCTGACCGCGGCGCCCATCTCGCCGGCGATGATGTAGGCGAGAGTAGTCTTGCCCAGACCGGGTGGGCCGA comes from the bacterium genome and includes:
- the ruvB gene encoding Holliday junction branch migration DNA helicase RuvB, producing MRGEEALDEEIRPRILKDFIGQDRLKENLRVFIEAAKLRGEPLEHVLLFGPPGLGKTTLAYIIAGEMGAAVRASSGPILERPVDLAGILTGLAPKDVLFIDEIHRTNKSVEEYLYPAMEDFSLDVLIDKGPGARSEKIGLHGFTLVGATTRSGLLTAPLRSRFGMSFHLDYYPAEDLVLIVRRTARILSVKVEDDAAAEIARRSRGTPRIANRLLRRVRDFAQVAGKALVDKEITRYALAQLDVDTLGLDEMDKKILLTIIDRFNGGPVGASSLAVAVGEDVGTLEEVYEPFLVQQGLIQRTPRGRIAQKRAYDHFSRKVSNSQQSELDLG